One window of Desulfobacca acetoxidans DSM 11109 genomic DNA carries:
- a CDS encoding transposase — protein MTNKGGANGSFFGNHIYENLLARRSHLQYELSQVVDFSFVRNICRDFYVDWGRYAWDPVLMFKMVFLQFLYDLSDREVKEQITFNMAFKWFLGPSAEEFPPDHTTLCRFRQRLGADGFRTFFNAVVEQARSQGFVSDRLHILDV, from the coding sequence ATGACCAATAAAGGCGGAGCCAACGGTTCATTTTTTGGCAACCATATTTATGAAAACCTCCTAGCCCGGCGATCGCACCTCCAGTATGAACTGAGTCAGGTGGTGGATTTCAGTTTTGTTCGAAATATCTGCCGGGATTTTTATGTTGATTGGGGCAGGTACGCTTGGGATCCGGTGCTGATGTTCAAGATGGTCTTTCTCCAATTTCTCTATGATCTTTCCGATCGCGAGGTAAAAGAGCAGATTACCTTCAACATGGCCTTCAAGTGGTTTCTGGGTCCGAGTGCTGAGGAGTTCCCGCCGGACCACACCACCTTGTGCCGCTTCCGGCAACGTTTGGGGGCCGATGGTTTCCGGACCTTTTTCAACGCGGTGGTGGAGCAAGCCAGAAGCCAGGGCTTTGTTTCTGATCGACTGCATATCCTGGATGTGTAA
- a CDS encoding ARPP-1 family domain-containing protein, which translates to MENILASFLADISVGPEQFYKNMAIFPLLANQGAQVEFITLDEALALSALVITEIDESGRVPELKVVNNSKQKILLLDGEELVGAKQNRVLNVTILLAPNSESLIPVSCIEQGRWSYKSREFSSANRTMSACLRKSKAQSVHERVRQSGSFASDQGEIWQEIERKFVRCQAPPSPTMALSDLCEAKKDITEDYLKNFSLVDKQMGLAVFIDGNIAGVEYLGNHDKFQLLYHKLVSSYVMDALENDIEAPKEQTSRSFNILIGFLADAAKSPLDRRKSVSLGWDMRLESENVVGAGLEFEEQILQLSLFQKDIGQRTGNNGRPLRRASGRRHNLVR; encoded by the coding sequence ATGGAAAATATTCTGGCGTCATTTCTGGCCGATATATCGGTAGGCCCGGAGCAGTTCTATAAAAATATGGCTATCTTCCCTTTACTGGCTAACCAAGGTGCTCAGGTGGAATTTATTACCCTGGATGAGGCCCTGGCCCTGAGCGCCTTGGTTATCACGGAAATCGATGAATCAGGCCGGGTTCCCGAATTAAAGGTGGTCAATAATTCCAAGCAGAAAATTTTATTATTGGATGGAGAGGAACTGGTAGGGGCTAAGCAGAATCGGGTCTTGAATGTCACGATTTTATTGGCTCCCAATTCTGAGTCTTTAATTCCGGTTTCCTGTATCGAGCAGGGACGTTGGTCATATAAAAGCCGGGAATTCAGCAGCGCCAACCGAACCATGAGCGCTTGTTTGCGCAAGAGTAAAGCACAATCTGTCCATGAAAGGGTGCGTCAATCAGGTTCCTTTGCTTCGGACCAGGGTGAGATTTGGCAAGAGATTGAGCGGAAATTTGTCCGCTGTCAGGCACCCCCCTCTCCCACCATGGCCTTGTCCGATCTCTGTGAAGCCAAAAAAGATATCACCGAAGATTATCTGAAAAACTTTTCCCTGGTGGATAAACAAATGGGCCTGGCGGTGTTTATTGATGGCAATATAGCCGGGGTCGAATATTTAGGGAACCATGACAAATTTCAACTCCTCTACCATAAATTGGTCTCGAGTTATGTCATGGATGCTCTCGAAAATGATATTGAGGCTCCGAAAGAACAGACTTCCCGTTCGTTTAATATATTAATCGGCTTTCTGGCAGATGCGGCTAAATCCCCTCTGGATAGGAGAAAATCTGTTTCTCTCGGGTGGGATATGCGGCTTGAATCAGAGAACGTCGTTGGTGCCGGTTTGGAGTTTGAGGAGCAGATTTTGCAATTGAGCCTTTTTCAGAAAGATATCGGTCAGAGAACCGGCAATAATGGAAGACCCTTGCGCCGGGCTTCTGGGAGACGCCATAACCTGGTGAGATAA
- a CDS encoding helix-turn-helix transcriptional regulator — MNEFLSNRQGEPLIRVTRTGGVERWRLNETMPLEATPYQLMSLYLGSILMSSLDQTVVRDGLMDMFADLEETIPLAQRALLKNYQKKFYTTGFGSRSYEEVDEHIDVVLRGLLNQFKLELFYRSQKGERQYLIQPYTLVMHRDALYLNAWVENYREIRTFRVDNILTARLTKDYFDYPTDYSPESFYERSFGVFKGDEANQITVTIEFPEILYDYVANRSWIANQEISPVQDGKFLMKVVVSNLFEIFHWVMSIGSEARVIEPGELIEMVKGEAHKILDGYGNYSR; from the coding sequence ATGAATGAATTTCTCAGCAACCGCCAAGGAGAGCCTTTAATTAGGGTTACCAGAACCGGTGGGGTGGAACGATGGCGATTGAACGAAACCATGCCCTTGGAAGCCACGCCCTATCAATTGATGTCGCTCTACCTGGGCTCAATCCTCATGTCCTCTTTAGACCAAACAGTGGTTCGGGATGGATTGATGGATATGTTTGCTGATCTGGAAGAGACAATTCCTCTGGCACAACGGGCTCTTTTGAAAAATTACCAGAAGAAATTTTATACCACCGGGTTTGGCAGCAGGAGTTATGAAGAGGTGGATGAACATATTGATGTGGTTCTCCGAGGACTTTTAAATCAGTTTAAGCTGGAATTATTTTACCGATCTCAGAAAGGCGAAAGGCAGTATTTGATTCAGCCTTATACTTTGGTGATGCACCGGGATGCCCTTTATCTGAATGCCTGGGTAGAGAATTATCGGGAAATCAGGACGTTCAGAGTTGATAATATTTTAACGGCCAGATTGACCAAAGATTATTTTGACTATCCTACAGATTATTCACCAGAATCATTTTATGAAAGGTCGTTTGGAGTATTTAAGGGAGACGAAGCCAATCAAATTACCGTGACAATAGAATTTCCCGAAATCCTTTATGATTATGTGGCTAATCGCTCTTGGATTGCCAACCAAGAAATTAGCCCTGTCCAAGATGGCAAATTCCTAATGAAAGTCGTGGTCAGCAATCTCTTTGAAATTTTCCATTGGGTAATGAGTATTGGGAGTGAAGCCAGGGTTATCGAACCTGGCGAATTAATAGAGATGGTTAAGGGAGAGGCGCATAAGATATTGGATGGGTATGGCAACTATAGTCGTTAG
- a CDS encoding integration host factor subunit alpha, which translates to MPLTKASLVQVLFEKEILSKAEAAKVVDAVFRIIKQTLAEKEDVLISGFGKWLVKTKKERRGRNPQTGQDLTIDARRVVTFRASGVLRRLINQEPSSR; encoded by the coding sequence ATGCCGCTCACTAAGGCTTCCTTGGTACAGGTGCTCTTTGAGAAAGAGATCTTATCCAAGGCCGAAGCGGCCAAGGTTGTTGATGCCGTGTTTCGGATCATCAAGCAGACTTTGGCAGAAAAGGAAGACGTGCTTATAAGCGGTTTCGGCAAATGGTTGGTAAAAACTAAGAAGGAACGGCGGGGCCGAAATCCTCAGACAGGGCAGGATTTAACCATCGATGCCCGACGGGTGGTAACCTTTCGTGCTTCCGGAGTATTGCGCCGATTGATCAACCAGGAGCCTTCCTCCAGGTGA
- a CDS encoding DUF362 domain-containing protein — MTISRRTFLQGLIGATGLTAVGYYLGKRFFRPVREESVFIAQAHSYKADLAAVLLTGLKELGIQRQEIRGRRILLKPNLVETSLGAPHINTHPLVIRGAVEAFMKLGAAKVIVAEGPGHNHDTLMVLEESGFVEVLQEDRIPFVDLNYDRGFPLVNAGGFSCLKTLTFPATLSQVDWIVSVAKLKTHHWAGVTLSLKNLFGVMPGIYYGWPKNVLHRAGISECILDIAATLKPHLAIVDGIVGMEGDGPIMGTPKEVRALVMGRNLTAVDATCTRLMGIDPYRVEYLAKADGFLGPVATSRIRQRGEAVSRMRQDFQLVERIPAHRTLRM, encoded by the coding sequence ATGACCATCTCCCGCCGAACCTTCCTCCAAGGGCTGATTGGGGCAACCGGCCTGACCGCAGTTGGCTATTATTTGGGAAAAAGGTTCTTCCGTCCAGTCAGGGAGGAATCAGTTTTTATCGCCCAGGCCCATTCGTACAAGGCCGATCTAGCCGCTGTGCTCCTAACGGGTCTTAAAGAGCTCGGTATACAGCGTCAGGAGATTCGAGGCAGGCGGATTCTGCTCAAACCTAACCTGGTGGAAACCAGTTTAGGGGCACCCCACATCAACACCCACCCTTTAGTCATTCGGGGGGCAGTTGAGGCCTTTATGAAGTTGGGCGCGGCTAAGGTAATAGTAGCCGAAGGCCCCGGACATAACCATGATACTCTCATGGTCCTGGAAGAATCAGGATTTGTTGAGGTACTCCAGGAAGATCGGATACCTTTCGTAGACCTCAATTACGATCGAGGGTTTCCCTTGGTTAACGCCGGTGGCTTTTCCTGTCTAAAGACCTTGACGTTTCCGGCCACCTTGTCCCAGGTAGACTGGATCGTTTCAGTGGCCAAGCTTAAGACCCACCACTGGGCCGGGGTGACCCTGTCCCTGAAGAATCTCTTCGGTGTTATGCCAGGCATATATTACGGCTGGCCCAAAAACGTACTTCATAGGGCCGGAATTAGTGAATGTATTCTTGATATAGCCGCAACCTTGAAACCCCATTTGGCGATCGTGGACGGCATCGTCGGCATGGAGGGAGACGGCCCGATTATGGGGACGCCCAAAGAGGTGCGGGCGCTGGTTATGGGCCGCAACTTAACAGCCGTAGACGCCACTTGTACACGCCTCATGGGCATCGATCCCTATCGGGTCGAATATCTGGCGAAGGCCGATGGTTTCTTGGGGCCGGTGGCAACTTCTCGGATTCGGCAGCGAGGAGAGGCTGTTTCAAGAATGCGGCAAGATTTCCAACTGGTAGAGAGAATACCCGCCCACCGCACGTTGAGGATGTAA